The following coding sequences are from one Ornithodoros turicata isolate Travis chromosome 1, ASM3712646v1, whole genome shotgun sequence window:
- the LOC135393788 gene encoding uncharacterized protein LOC135393788, giving the protein MSTHIDDIDGSPAQKWVLCTDSKAALATIIKQDTDDQMVYHIYKAYTSAVERGHTISLQWIPSHCGIPGNEVADQTAKDALGKTKLSAIHFTKSDAKTFLHKSTIRRSKESWKQALRHTDFLSHIDPDLTAIIPHDIGRSLHTAIHRTRLGALYTATTQFQLGIVASRLCDICKVPQDTLHVLIECPEQADARERLSHALQTLDKRPFSYCKVMGRWPTREQDMKALKALCVYLKESGIHCRY; this is encoded by the coding sequence ATGTCGACACACATCGACGACATCGACGGCTCCCCAGCACAAAAGTGGGTACTCTGCACAGACTCGAAAGCCGCCCTGGCCACTATCATCAAGCAGGATACGGACGATCAAATGGTGTACCACATCTACAAAGCATACACATCTGCAGTGGAAAGAGGGCACACCATCTCCCTCCAGTGGATACCTTCCCACTGCGGAATACcaggaaatgaagtagctgacCAGACAGCAAAGGATGCACTGGGTAAAACCAAGTTATCGGCAATACATTTCACAAAATCGGACGCCAAGACATTCCTCCACAAATCGACAATCAGACGGTCCAAGGAAAGCTGGAAGCAAGCACTCCGGCACACAGATTTCCTGTCTCACATAGACCCCGATCTCACGGCAATCATTCCTCATGACATCGGCCGAAGCCTCCACACGGCTATTCACCGGACTCGACTCGGCGCGCTATATACTGCCACCACCCAATTCCAACTCGGTATAGTGGCCTCAAGACTGTGCGACATCTGCAAAGTGCCCCAGGACACGTTACACGTACTTATAGAGTGCCCAGAACAAGCAGACGCAAGGGAAAGACTGTCCCATGCACTTCAAACACTGGACAAAAGACCattctcttactgcaaagtaatGGGAAGATGGCCTACAAGGGAACAAGACATGAAGGCACTCAAGGCATTGTGTGTCTACCTAAAAGAAAGCGGTATACACTGCCGCTACTAA